A single Campylobacter hyointestinalis subsp. hyointestinalis DNA region contains:
- a CDS encoding molybdate ABC transporter permease subunit: MDLNNLEWLLAPLILSAKTLCFSLVLFITIGILLAYFLAFYKGKFKTFFELVIMFPLIFPPIATGFLLLYVFGRNGFIASFLNLEIVFSFKALVIASFLAALPLFVKPIQAAFENFPKDLIEAGLSLGKNRFEIAVFIIFPNITHVLLASLILALGRGLGEVGITLMLGGNIIGKTDTVSLAIFNAVYDGENEKALILSFVLVILSSFMFWMIGRLKHTRTFEV; this comes from the coding sequence TTGGACTTAAATAACTTAGAGTGGCTTTTAGCTCCTCTTATTTTGAGTGCTAAAACTCTATGTTTTTCTTTGGTGTTGTTTATAACTATAGGTATTTTACTGGCATATTTTTTGGCATTTTACAAAGGTAAATTTAAAACATTTTTTGAACTAGTTATAATGTTTCCGCTTATTTTTCCACCTATTGCTACTGGATTTTTACTACTTTACGTATTTGGTAGAAATGGTTTTATAGCTAGTTTTTTAAATTTAGAGATAGTTTTTAGTTTCAAAGCTTTAGTTATAGCTTCATTTTTAGCAGCTCTACCGCTGTTTGTAAAGCCGATTCAAGCTGCATTTGAGAATTTCCCAAAAGATCTTATTGAAGCTGGCTTGAGTCTTGGAAAAAATAGGTTTGAGATAGCTGTTTTTATTATTTTTCCAAACATCACCCATGTGCTGCTCGCATCGCTTATCTTAGCTCTTGGAAGAGGTCTTGGCGAAGTCGGCATAACGCTTATGCTCGGTGGAAATATAATAGGAAAGACAGATACCGTATCACTAGCGATATTTAATGCGGTTTATGATGGTGAAAACGAAAAAGCTCTCATCCTCAGCTTCGTTCTTGTGATTCTTAGCTCATTTATGTTTTGGATGATAGGTAGACTAAAACATACGCGAACTTTTGAAGTTTGA
- the accB gene encoding acetyl-CoA carboxylase biotin carboxyl carrier protein, translating into MTRDEIKELMTFFDETNINRIKIKDKEFEIELEKYEPEAAPAPVVCPPVPAPTPINVNVVNEKSASSQSLSGDTLTSPMVGTFYVAPSPGAASFVKVGQTVRKGDCIGIIEAMKIMNEIEAEYDCRIIKALVADGQPVEFGMALYEVEKI; encoded by the coding sequence ATGACAAGAGATGAAATTAAAGAGCTTATGACTTTCTTTGATGAGACTAACATTAATAGAATTAAGATAAAAGACAAAGAATTTGAAATAGAGCTTGAAAAATATGAACCAGAGGCAGCTCCAGCTCCGGTCGTTTGCCCACCAGTTCCAGCACCAACTCCGATAAACGTAAATGTTGTAAATGAAAAAAGTGCTAGCAGCCAAAGCTTGAGTGGAGATACTCTAACTTCGCCTATGGTAGGAACATTTTACGTTGCTCCAAGCCCAGGTGCGGCAAGCTTTGTAAAAGTAGGTCAAACCGTAAGAAAAGGCGATTGTATAGGTATCATAGAAGCTATGAAAATAATGAACGAGATCGAGGCTGAGTATGACTGCCGTATAATCAAAGCGCTAGTTGCAGATGGACAACCGGTGGAATTTGGCATGGCATTATACGAGGTTGAAAAAATATGA
- a CDS encoding malic enzyme-like NAD(P)-binding protein, which produces MDLQEKALAYHDNGKIEIKVKKPCETADDLSLAYTPGVAVPCKEIEANNELAYKYTNKGNLVAVISDGTAVLGLGDIGAIAGKPVMEGKSVLFKKFANVDAFDIELDEHDPDKIVEICKALAPTFGGINLEDIGAPKCFYIEKKLQESVNIPVMHDDQHGTAIITTAGLINALKITGKKVDEMKVVVSGSGAAGIACAKMYRNLGVKNIIMLDSKGVIHTKRENLTPEKMDFAIDTDARTLADAMKGADMFLGLSKAGVLSKDMVASMAPNPIIFALANPTPEIMPEIAHSVRDDIMMGTGRSDYPNQVNNVLGFPFIFRGALDVRATKITENMKIAAADALAKLAEEEVPSAVTAAYNGKEIKFGKDYIIPKPFDPRVLFTVAPAVAEAAIKDGVALVKDFDKAAYIEKLKKLF; this is translated from the coding sequence ATGGATTTACAAGAAAAAGCGTTAGCGTATCACGATAACGGAAAGATCGAAATCAAGGTAAAAAAACCTTGCGAGACCGCTGATGACCTCAGCCTTGCATATACTCCTGGCGTTGCTGTACCTTGCAAAGAGATAGAGGCAAATAATGAGCTTGCTTACAAATACACCAATAAAGGCAATCTTGTTGCAGTTATCAGTGATGGTACGGCGGTTTTAGGACTTGGAGATATAGGTGCGATTGCTGGAAAACCTGTTATGGAAGGCAAATCTGTTTTATTTAAAAAATTCGCAAATGTAGATGCGTTTGATATCGAGCTTGATGAGCATGATCCAGATAAGATAGTCGAGATCTGCAAAGCTCTTGCTCCAACATTTGGTGGTATAAATTTAGAAGATATCGGTGCGCCAAAGTGTTTTTACATAGAGAAAAAACTTCAAGAAAGCGTAAATATACCAGTTATGCATGATGATCAGCACGGAACTGCTATCATAACTACCGCAGGTCTTATAAATGCCCTAAAAATCACAGGCAAAAAAGTGGATGAGATGAAAGTAGTAGTAAGCGGAAGTGGTGCAGCTGGAATCGCGTGCGCAAAAATGTATAGAAACCTTGGCGTAAAAAATATCATAATGTTAGATAGCAAAGGCGTTATACATACTAAAAGAGAAAATTTAACTCCTGAAAAAATGGATTTTGCCATAGATACAGACGCTAGAACTTTAGCAGATGCTATGAAAGGTGCCGATATGTTCCTAGGTCTTTCAAAAGCTGGTGTTTTAAGCAAAGATATGGTTGCTAGCATGGCGCCAAATCCTATAATATTTGCCTTAGCAAATCCTACTCCTGAGATCATGCCTGAAATCGCTCACTCAGTAAGAGATGATATCATGATGGGAACAGGAAGAAGCGACTATCCAAATCAAGTAAATAATGTTTTGGGATTTCCATTTATATTTCGTGGTGCGCTAGACGTGAGAGCTACAAAAATTACTGAAAATATGAAGATAGCAGCTGCAGACGCTTTAGCAAAACTAGCAGAAGAAGAGGTTCCATCAGCCGTTACTGCCGCATATAATGGTAAAGAGATCAAATTTGGTAAGGATTATATCATACCAAAACCGTTCGATCCTAGAGTTTTATTTACGGTAGCTCCAGCAGTTGCCGAAGCAGCCATAAAAGATGGAGTAGCTTTGGTAAAAGACTTTGACAAAGCTGCTTATATAGAAAAGCTTAAAAAATTATTCTAA
- a CDS encoding (Fe-S)-binding protein, which yields MQKYNFNTISDACVKCGKCKPNCTIFKISGDETKSPRGFLDLLGAYSRGELKLDKNTKDIFESCFLCTNCVSECPNSLATDTMIENVRRDIADKFGIAWFKKAFFWLLRHRKIMDLAACMGYVFQSCGFKVGNGEMQARFSIPMLKKERLLPTASKKSFLNSHPEFIDNGGEKTVGIFIGCMGNYAYTSIGEGLLKICKTLNLNAHLMKDQSCCAAPAYFTGDFNTVEVLAKKNIAYFEKMLEICEAIIIPEATCSAMIKVDYEHFFANDEEWQGRAKNVSKKIFLATEYFEKYTNLSEILAKIGANLDKQTITYHDPCHAKKMQGVFKEPRALLSKVYNIKEMRDTTSCCGFGGVTMQSEKYHLSRAAGLSRATSIIKTEANCVSAECSACKMQLNNALHLQNSDMRCENPIELIAKVL from the coding sequence ATGCAAAAATATAATTTTAATACCATTTCAGATGCGTGTGTAAAATGTGGAAAATGTAAGCCAAACTGTACTATTTTCAAGATCAGCGGCGATGAGACAAAGAGCCCTAGGGGATTTCTTGATCTGCTTGGTGCTTACAGTCGCGGTGAGCTTAAACTAGATAAAAACACTAAAGATATATTTGAAAGTTGCTTTTTATGTACAAATTGCGTAAGCGAATGTCCAAATTCGTTAGCAACTGATACGATGATAGAAAACGTCAGGCGCGATATAGCAGATAAATTCGGTATAGCATGGTTTAAAAAAGCATTTTTTTGGTTGCTTAGACATCGTAAGATTATGGATCTTGCGGCTTGTATGGGATATGTTTTTCAAAGTTGTGGATTTAAAGTAGGAAACGGTGAGATGCAAGCGCGTTTTAGCATCCCGATGTTAAAAAAAGAAAGACTACTTCCGACTGCTAGCAAAAAGAGTTTTTTAAATTCTCATCCAGAATTTATTGATAACGGCGGCGAAAAAACAGTCGGAATTTTCATAGGCTGTATGGGTAACTACGCATATACTAGCATCGGTGAAGGATTGCTAAAAATTTGTAAAACATTAAATTTAAATGCTCATTTGATGAAAGATCAAAGTTGTTGCGCTGCTCCGGCGTATTTTACTGGTGATTTTAACACGGTTGAGGTTTTGGCTAAAAAAAATATTGCGTATTTTGAGAAAATGCTTGAAATTTGTGAAGCTATCATTATCCCAGAAGCCACTTGTAGTGCGATGATAAAGGTCGATTACGAACATTTTTTTGCAAATGATGAAGAGTGGCAGGGTCGTGCTAAAAATGTGAGTAAAAAGATATTTTTGGCTACAGAGTATTTTGAGAAATATACGAATTTGAGTGAAATTCTTGCAAAAATAGGAGCGAATTTAGATAAACAAACTATCACTTATCACGATCCTTGTCATGCTAAAAAAATGCAAGGCGTATTTAAAGAACCTAGAGCTTTACTAAGTAAGGTTTATAATATCAAAGAGATGAGGGATACTACTAGCTGCTGTGGATTTGGCGGCGTGACTATGCAAAGCGAAAAGTATCATTTATCTCGCGCAGCAGGACTTAGTAGAGCTACTAGCATAATAAAAACTGAAGCTAACTGTGTAAGCGCAGAGTGTAGCGCTTGTAAAATGCAACTAAATAACGCGCTTCATCTTCAAAATTCCGATATGAGATGTGAAAATCCTATCGAGCTTATAGCAAAAGTGCTGTAA
- the gltX gene encoding glutamate--tRNA ligase, with protein MLTTRFAPSPTGFLHVGGLRTALYSYLYARKNGGKFLLRIEDTDLKRNSEEAVIAIREAFNWCGLDYDGEVTYQSKRFDIYKEYIKKLLDEGKAYKCYMTKVELDELRAAQEAKKERPKYDGRYREFTGTPPAGIEPVIRIKAPLSGTIEFKDGIKGDVKFNCADILDDFIIARSDGTPTYNFVVVIDDALMGVTHVIRGDDHLSNTPKQIILYEALGFDLPEFFHVAMINGSDGSKLSKRHGATDVMEYKAMGYLPEALLNFLVRLGWSHGDDEIFSMSDMLKYFDPHDINKSASTYNLTKLDWLNAHYIKTLPYERLADDMKFFGIDFRALDKGELLLNSLRERSKTLVELKNSALNIINSPETYDEKAVAKFINDDSKVLLSEFCIALSDDMNNAEDIQSFALSFLEARGKKLKDIAQPLRIAITGTSVSPSIFEVVEVIGIKELKARIQKLLKNLK; from the coding sequence ATGCTTACAACTAGATTTGCTCCAAGTCCGACTGGTTTTTTACACGTCGGGGGTCTTAGAACTGCGCTTTATAGCTATCTTTATGCTAGAAAAAACGGAGGTAAATTTTTACTTCGTATCGAAGATACGGATCTAAAAAGAAACTCTGAAGAAGCAGTAATTGCCATAAGAGAAGCATTTAACTGGTGCGGACTAGATTACGATGGCGAAGTAACTTACCAGTCAAAAAGATTTGATATATACAAAGAGTATATAAAAAAGCTTTTAGACGAGGGCAAAGCATATAAATGTTATATGACTAAAGTAGAGCTTGATGAGTTAAGAGCCGCGCAAGAAGCTAAAAAAGAGCGCCCAAAATATGATGGTAGATATAGGGAATTTACTGGTACTCCGCCAGCTGGAATTGAGCCAGTTATCCGTATCAAAGCGCCACTTAGTGGAACTATAGAGTTTAAAGACGGTATAAAAGGTGATGTTAAATTTAACTGCGCCGATATACTTGATGATTTTATCATAGCAAGGAGCGATGGTACGCCTACGTATAATTTTGTTGTTGTGATAGATGATGCTTTGATGGGGGTTACTCACGTTATAAGAGGAGATGATCATCTTAGCAATACCCCAAAACAGATCATACTTTATGAAGCGCTCGGATTTGACTTACCGGAGTTTTTTCACGTGGCTATGATAAATGGAAGCGATGGCTCAAAGCTATCTAAGAGACACGGCGCCACTGATGTTATGGAGTATAAAGCTATGGGTTATCTGCCTGAAGCACTTTTAAATTTCCTTGTGCGTTTGGGCTGGAGTCATGGCGATGATGAGATCTTTTCTATGAGTGATATGCTAAAATACTTTGATCCGCACGATATAAACAAGTCCGCTTCTACATATAACCTTACAAAACTCGACTGGCTAAATGCGCATTACATAAAAACTCTACCTTATGAGCGCTTGGCTGATGATATGAAGTTTTTTGGTATTGACTTTAGAGCGCTTGATAAAGGAGAGCTACTTTTAAACTCACTTAGAGAGAGAAGCAAGACTTTAGTAGAGCTTAAAAATTCAGCTTTAAATATCATAAACTCACCTGAAACTTACGATGAAAAAGCCGTTGCTAAATTTATAAATGACGATTCTAAAGTTCTATTGAGTGAGTTTTGCATTGCTTTGAGTGATGATATGAATAACGCTGAGGATATCCAGAGTTTTGCTTTATCATTCCTTGAAGCTAGAGGTAAAAAATTAAAAGATATAGCTCAGCCTTTAAGGATAGCGATAACTGGAACTTCTGTTAGTCCTAGTATATTCGAAGTGGTTGAGGTGATTGGTATAAAAGAACTTAAAGCTAGAATCCAAAAACTACTTAAAAATTTAAAATAA
- a CDS encoding iron receptor CfrA, whose amino-acid sequence MKKIAFSTVFLFSLASADYVNGIIATVENQPITNYELNTVMKKMNIDNQKALNLLIRERLEDAQIVALNIAANGFEVESKIEQLAKANGMDKATFKEALTSRGIDYNAFKQDVEKNLKKEKLYARILNNPSQNITLENAKKFYEANPGMFAQFDTINVARYSSNSRQNLETVVKSPMSMPSGVSIENLSLTSKNLNPQLRYIFINSKDKTFTPIFQIAANEFEMFYIVSREGSYLPDFASVEQQVVNAMASQEQEIAVADYFNKLRVKANIEILKR is encoded by the coding sequence ATGAAAAAAATAGCATTTTCAACCGTTTTTCTATTTAGCTTGGCAAGTGCAGATTATGTAAATGGCATTATAGCCACTGTCGAAAATCAGCCTATAACAAATTATGAACTAAACACAGTTATGAAAAAAATGAATATCGATAACCAAAAAGCTCTAAATTTGCTTATTAGAGAGAGACTTGAAGATGCGCAGATAGTAGCTTTAAATATCGCAGCAAATGGCTTTGAAGTTGAAAGCAAAATAGAACAATTAGCAAAAGCAAACGGTATGGACAAAGCTACTTTTAAAGAAGCCCTTACTTCCAGGGGGATTGACTATAACGCATTCAAACAAGACGTGGAAAAAAATCTAAAAAAAGAAAAGCTATATGCTAGGATCTTAAATAACCCGAGCCAAAATATCACGCTTGAAAATGCTAAAAAATTCTACGAAGCAAATCCAGGTATGTTTGCTCAATTTGATACCATAAACGTGGCTCGTTATAGCTCAAACTCAAGACAAAATTTAGAAACGGTAGTAAAATCTCCTATGAGTATGCCAAGCGGAGTTAGCATAGAAAACTTAAGCCTAACCTCTAAAAATCTAAATCCGCAATTAAGATATATATTTATTAACTCAAAAGATAAAACATTTACTCCTATCTTCCAGATCGCCGCTAATGAATTTGAAATGTTCTATATAGTTTCAAGAGAAGGATCTTATCTGCCTGATTTTGCAAGCGTAGAACAACAAGTCGTAAATGCAATGGCAAGTCAAGAACAAGAGATCGCGGTAGCTGATTATTTTAATAAATTAAGAGTAAAAGCAAATATAGAAATCTTAAAAAGATAG
- a CDS encoding DUF411 domain-containing protein codes for MKKYLFALALVLPLFAQDKIMEVYKGPACGCCGLWESYMQKNGYKINSHTSEDFLKIKENLGIKEEYQSCHTGIIDGYAIEGHVPQSAVAWLLESKPADVIGISAPGMPMGSPGMEQGMQEEYPVILMKKDGSSEIFGYYKGDKKI; via the coding sequence ATGAAAAAGTATTTGTTTGCTCTAGCTCTTGTTTTGCCGTTATTTGCGCAAGATAAGATCATGGAAGTTTATAAAGGACCTGCTTGCGGTTGTTGCGGACTTTGGGAAAGCTACATGCAAAAAAACGGTTATAAAATCAATTCTCATACGAGTGAAGATTTTTTAAAAATCAAAGAAAATTTGGGCATTAAAGAAGAGTATCAAAGCTGTCACACGGGCATTATCGATGGTTACGCTATCGAAGGCCACGTTCCTCAAAGTGCCGTAGCATGGCTTTTGGAAAGTAAACCTGCTGACGTGATAGGAATTTCTGCTCCTGGTATGCCTATGGGAAGTCCGGGGATGGAACAAGGAATGCAAGAAGAGTACCCAGTAATCTTGATGAAAAAAGACGGTTCTAGCGAAATTTTCGGCTATTATAAAGGCGATAAAAAGATTTGA
- the dcd gene encoding dCTP deaminase, whose amino-acid sequence MGLKSDKWIREQSIKNQMIEPFCEQNIGKGVVSYGLSSYGYDIRVAREFKIFTNIGGTVVDPKNFDEKNVVDFEGDICIVPPNSFALARTVEYFKMPRDVLAICLGKSTYARCGIIVNVTPFEPGFEGHITIEISNTTPLPAKIYANEGIAQVLFLQGDEPCEISYADKKGKYQSQEGITLPRILK is encoded by the coding sequence ATGGGTCTAAAAAGCGATAAATGGATACGAGAACAAAGCATAAAAAACCAAATGATAGAGCCGTTTTGTGAACAAAATATAGGCAAAGGCGTCGTAAGCTACGGACTTTCGAGCTATGGTTATGATATAAGAGTGGCTAGAGAGTTTAAAATATTTACAAATATCGGCGGTACCGTTGTCGATCCAAAAAATTTCGATGAAAAAAACGTAGTGGATTTTGAAGGTGACATCTGCATAGTCCCGCCAAATTCATTCGCACTAGCAAGAACAGTAGAATACTTCAAAATGCCGCGAGACGTTCTAGCTATCTGTCTTGGAAAATCAACTTACGCAAGATGTGGAATCATCGTAAATGTAACGCCTTTTGAGCCTGGATTTGAAGGACATATCACGATAGAAATTTCAAATACGACTCCACTTCCAGCAAAGATTTATGCAAATGAAGGCATCGCTCAAGTACTATTTTTACAAGGCGATGAACCGTGCGAGATAAGCTACGCCGATAAAAAAGGCAAATATCAATCTCAAGAGGGCATAACTCTTCCGCGTATATTAAAGTAA
- the upp gene encoding uracil phosphoribosyltransferase, which translates to MQNIKLISHPLIEHKLTILRDINTDPFQFRMLVDEITYLMLFEASRDFLLKDTEVTTPVATTKSKKLAGKIMICPVLRAALGMLDSVFKLLPDASVGFLGFQRNEKTLEAEFYYAKLPKDHAERTAIIIDPMFATGGTAIDAVKFLKSKGVEKIKFISILAAPEGLNRFSEVYPDVEVYTAAIDKGLNEKGYIVPGLGDAGDRVFNTL; encoded by the coding sequence ATGCAAAATATAAAGCTGATCTCCCATCCGCTCATTGAGCATAAACTCACTATTTTAAGAGATATAAATACAGATCCGTTTCAGTTTAGAATGCTTGTTGATGAGATAACTTATCTTATGCTTTTTGAAGCCAGCAGAGACTTTTTGCTCAAAGACACCGAGGTTACGACGCCAGTTGCCACTACAAAATCAAAAAAATTAGCTGGGAAGATTATGATATGTCCTGTTCTAAGAGCGGCTCTTGGTATGCTTGATAGCGTATTTAAACTGCTTCCTGATGCAAGTGTCGGATTTTTAGGCTTTCAAAGAAACGAAAAAACTCTTGAAGCAGAGTTTTACTATGCAAAACTTCCAAAAGATCACGCTGAACGTACTGCGATCATCATAGATCCTATGTTTGCTACTGGCGGTACTGCTATAGATGCGGTCAAGTTTTTAAAGTCTAAAGGTGTAGAAAAGATCAAATTCATCTCTATTTTAGCAGCTCCTGAAGGGCTTAATAGATTTAGCGAAGTTTATCCAGATGTAGAAGTTTATACTGCAGCTATCGATAAAGGCTTAAATGAAAAAGGCTATATAGTTCCTGGACTTGGAGATGCTGGAGATAGAGTTTTTAACACGTTGTAA
- the pseC gene encoding UDP-4-amino-4,6-dideoxy-N-acetyl-beta-L-altrosamine transaminase, which translates to MTYSRQSIDDDDIRAVVEVLKSDIITCGKKVDEFEKALCDYTGAKFAVAMNSATSALHAGYLALGLESGDEVITTPITFAATANAALMCGGVVKFADILPNGNIDPKSVEKLITTKTKVITPVDFGGLPVDMETLNLIAKKHNLKVLDDASHALGSSINSRKIGTFGDASIFSFHAVKPITTFEGGALLTNDEETATKARLLRSHGIIKKTAWNSDMTTLGYNYRLSDVACALGISQLKKLDIFIAKRDAIAKFYDEAFEKSPYLSTIKIPTNITSSHHLYPILLFRDFWCDKESIYEELRGEGIGVQVHYKPTYQFSFYKNLYGEISLPNAEDFYRAELSLPCHQLMSIEDAKFVVEKLNETLSKHKGCKF; encoded by the coding sequence ATGACTTATAGCAGACAAAGCATAGATGATGATGATATCAGAGCAGTTGTAGAGGTTTTAAAAAGCGATATCATAACTTGTGGCAAGAAAGTAGATGAGTTTGAAAAAGCACTTTGTGACTACACTGGAGCTAAGTTTGCCGTGGCGATGAACTCAGCTACTTCTGCATTACACGCTGGATACTTAGCACTTGGACTTGAGAGTGGCGATGAAGTCATCACAACTCCTATCACGTTTGCGGCTACTGCAAACGCAGCTTTGATGTGCGGCGGAGTAGTTAAATTTGCTGATATCTTGCCAAATGGAAATATCGATCCAAAAAGCGTAGAAAAACTCATAACTACAAAAACAAAAGTCATAACTCCGGTTGATTTTGGCGGACTTCCAGTAGATATGGAAACATTAAATTTAATAGCAAAAAAGCATAACCTTAAAGTCTTAGACGACGCTTCCCACGCTCTTGGAAGTAGTATAAATAGTCGTAAAATAGGTACTTTTGGCGATGCTAGCATATTTAGCTTCCATGCCGTCAAGCCCATCACTACGTTTGAAGGTGGAGCACTCCTAACAAATGATGAAGAAACCGCAACAAAAGCAAGGCTATTACGCTCTCATGGTATCATCAAAAAAACTGCTTGGAACTCAGATATGACGACTCTTGGCTACAACTACCGCTTAAGCGACGTGGCTTGTGCTTTAGGTATTTCTCAACTAAAAAAGTTAGATATTTTCATAGCAAAACGCGATGCAATAGCCAAATTTTATGATGAAGCATTTGAAAAAAGTCCGTATTTAAGCACTATAAAAATTCCAACCAATATCACTAGCTCACATCACCTCTATCCAATCTTGCTTTTTAGAGATTTTTGGTGCGACAAAGAGAGCATCTATGAAGAGCTTCGTGGCGAAGGTATCGGTGTGCAAGTGCATTACAAACCGACTTATCAATTTAGCTTTTACAAAAATCTTTATGGCGAAATTAGCCTACCAAATGCAGAGGATTTTTATAGAGCTGAGCTGAGCTTACCTTGTCATCAACTGATGAGCATAGAAGACGCGAAATTCGTAGTAGAAAAACTAAACGAAACGTTATCCAAACATAAAGGCTGTAAGTTTTAA
- the modA gene encoding molybdate ABC transporter substrate-binding protein codes for MALIIGDEAFLDKSGLDIKGYERIGKGTLALVSLKQIQDPKDIVKFSKIAIPDPKKAIYGIRATQYLKNANLQNELEGKILAVSTVPQVVAYVLNAEVDAGFINSTEAEARKSEFGSVIYVDESLYEPVFISAAKLHCSDEICAKFLDELKSERSKAIFAKFGLK; via the coding sequence ATGGCGCTCATCATCGGCGACGAGGCATTTTTGGATAAAAGCGGGTTAGATATAAAAGGTTATGAAAGAATCGGAAAAGGGACTTTGGCTTTAGTTTCTTTAAAGCAGATACAAGATCCAAAAGATATAGTTAAATTTAGCAAGATCGCTATCCCAGATCCTAAAAAGGCGATATACGGCATAAGGGCAACGCAGTATTTAAAAAATGCAAATTTGCAAAATGAACTTGAAGGCAAGATTTTAGCTGTATCTACTGTACCTCAAGTCGTAGCTTATGTTTTAAATGCAGAAGTTGATGCTGGATTTATCAACTCTACTGAAGCCGAAGCTAGAAAAAGCGAGTTTGGTTCTGTTATTTATGTAGATGAATCACTTTATGAACCGGTATTTATAAGTGCTGCAAAGCTTCATTGTTCTGATGAAATTTGCGCTAAATTTTTAGATGAGCTAAAAAGCGAACGCTCAAAGGCTATTTTTGCAAAATTTGGACTTAAATAA
- a CDS encoding acetyl-CoA carboxylase biotin carboxylase subunit, whose protein sequence is MKEIKRILIANRGEIALRALRTIQEMGKEAIVVHSTADKDALYVKYADASICIGKPRSSESYLNIPAIITACEISEADAIFPGYGFLSENQNFVEICAKHGIKFIGPSVAAMALMSDKSKAKQVMMRAGIPVVPGSDGAIKDIEAAKKLAREIGYPVIVKAAAGGGGRGMRVVEREEDLEKSFWSAESEAMSAFGDGTMYMEKYITNPRHIEVQVLGDEHGNVVHIGERDCSLQRRHQKLIEESPAVILDEKTRAELHATAVKATKAIGYAGAGTFEFLYDQKDNKFYFIEMNTRLQVEHCVSEMCSGLDLIEWMIRIAQGEKLLSQEEIKLSGHAIECRITAEDPKSFTPNPGKITKYIAPGGRNVRMDSHVYEGYSVPPYYDSMIGKLIVYDKDRTRAIAKMKVALDELVIQGIKTTKDFHLHMMDNSDFINNLYDTNYLSKH, encoded by the coding sequence ATGAAAGAAATAAAAAGAATTCTCATTGCAAATCGTGGCGAAATAGCTCTTAGAGCTCTTCGTACTATCCAAGAAATGGGCAAAGAGGCTATCGTCGTGCATTCTACTGCTGATAAAGACGCTCTTTATGTAAAGTATGCCGATGCTAGTATCTGTATCGGTAAGCCTAGAAGTAGCGAAAGCTATCTAAATATCCCAGCTATTATCACTGCTTGTGAAATAAGCGAAGCCGATGCTATATTTCCTGGCTATGGATTTTTGAGTGAAAATCAAAACTTTGTTGAAATTTGTGCTAAGCACGGCATAAAATTTATAGGTCCAAGCGTAGCAGCTATGGCTTTGATGAGCGATAAAAGCAAGGCAAAACAAGTTATGATGAGAGCTGGTATACCTGTAGTTCCAGGAAGTGATGGTGCTATAAAAGATATAGAGGCTGCCAAAAAGCTTGCTCGCGAGATCGGATATCCTGTCATCGTAAAAGCTGCAGCTGGCGGCGGCGGTCGCGGTATGCGCGTAGTAGAACGTGAAGAGGACTTAGAAAAAAGCTTTTGGTCTGCTGAGAGTGAGGCTATGAGTGCGTTTGGCGATGGTACTATGTATATGGAAAAATACATCACAAATCCACGCCATATAGAAGTCCAAGTCTTAGGCGACGAACATGGAAATGTTGTGCATATAGGCGAAAGAGACTGCTCTCTTCAAAGAAGACATCAAAAACTTATCGAAGAAAGCCCAGCTGTTATATTAGATGAAAAAACTAGAGCAGAGCTTCACGCCACAGCCGTAAAAGCTACAAAAGCTATAGGTTACGCAGGAGCTGGAACTTTTGAGTTTTTATATGATCAAAAAGATAACAAATTTTATTTTATCGAGATGAATACAAGACTTCAAGTCGAACACTGCGTAAGTGAAATGTGTAGCGGGCTAGATCTCATAGAGTGGATGATACGTATCGCTCAGGGTGAAAAGCTTCTTAGTCAAGAAGAGATCAAGCTAAGTGGACATGCTATAGAGTGCCGCATCACTGCCGAAGATCCAAAAAGCTTCACTCCAAATCCAGGCAAGATCACGAAATACATCGCACCTGGTGGTAGAAATGTACGTATGGATAGCCATGTTTATGAGGGCTATAGCGTTCCGCCTTATTATGATAGTATGATAGGCAAGCTAATAGTTTATGACAAAGATAGAACAAGGGCGATTGCTAAGATGAAAGTAGCGCTTGATGAGCTTGTGATACAAGGTATAAAAACTACGAAAGATTTTCACCTTCATATGATGGATAATAGTGATTTTATAAACAATCTTTACGATACAAACTATCTATCTAAACATTAA